One genomic region from Mytilus trossulus isolate FHL-02 chromosome 9, PNRI_Mtr1.1.1.hap1, whole genome shotgun sequence encodes:
- the LOC134683444 gene encoding uncharacterized protein LOC134683444, translated as MRSYYLLMVFIPASALIVEDVFPPSLAECYSKQVDKNTTPYDVQTSCLERFLGHMYKNTSSIDLGKDAFDWFDSLGRKLHIRLRRQTRYNLRVRKEIRTLSQTELINFFDAVNALKNDKSVKPNKYDSFAIMHQGGVGASAHDGPNFVSWHRYFLVLFENALREKNSRVTLPYWDSRADYLMTNKEDSILFTELFLGNAKGVVYTGPFAFWSTPTNPSTLLRREIGVVGSPVHPERLKTVFTKKYHREILRPSTPDSSYANLESHHDNVHRWVGGNTGQMSSIIFSPMDPVFWLLHCFVDYLWEEFRKGQKKLGINSETDYPETTIPAHKPNRIMDNLKPPKKNIDGYSNSFTQQIYRYADAPTCANNCGGAFKAFLFCDKIKKGCVSGSRYDFIRNGGFSRVTNYYPSMVKGGRKKIPPSIKNIKSSDQSEKVSQSIRALGGLPDIKAGSISPFESPENPTENLASAAPKSTTLFRTHFDNTAARGRRSADFSLIGNNFKIGFDINLRLRQEMRNLSYLNSASYQFDNLALSPIAIINKHRRHRNPGHDEIQKQRTFNITFQTDGFSYNGRHIDFISIDERTHTSESVGLIMFEKPVSGETKAYVRVYDSNGEMCQTSCLVSKSLYKECSGLIKITSDFPRMYVDSYNNALDSEVTPFLRFVCVN; from the exons ATGAGGTCTTATTACCTTTTAATGGTATTTATTCCGGCGTCAGCACTCATTGTCGAAGATGTTTTCCCACCAAGTTTAGCAGAATGCTACTCTAAACAAGTTGACAAAAACACCACTCCATATGATGTTCAAACGAGCTGTTTGGAAAGATTTTTGGGTCATATGTACAAGAATACTAGCTCAATAGATTTAGGGAAGGATGCATTTGACTGGTTCGATTCACTCGGCAGAAAATTACACATTCGACTGAGACGACAAACACGGTACAATTTGCGCGTGAGGAAGGAAATAAGAACTTTAAGCCAAACTgaattaatcaatttttttgaCGCAGTAAATGCCCTGAAAAATGACAAG AGTGTCAAACCGAACAAATATGATTCGTTTGCAATAATGCACCAAGGAGGCGTCGGAGCATCTGCCCATGATGGTCCAAACTTTGTTAGCTGGCATAGATATTTCCTAGTATT ATTCGAAAATGCTCTTCGGGAAAAAAATAGCAGAGTGACTCTTCCTTACTGGGATTCAAGAGCAGATTACCTGATGACAAACAAGGAGGATTCTATCTTATTTACTGAATTATTTCTGGGGAATGCCAAGGGCGTTGTTTATACAGGTCCATTTGCATTTTGGTCAACGCCAACAAACCCGAGTACGTTGTTGAGACGAGAAATCGGAGTAGTTGGCTCTCCAGTTCATCCAGAGAGGCTAAAAAcagtgtttacaaaaaaatatcaccGGGAAATTCTTAGACCAAGTACTCCAGATAGTAGTTATGCCAATCTAGAATCTCACCATGATAATGTTCACAGGTGGGTTGGAGGAAATACTGGACAGATGTCAAGCATAATATTTAGTCCAATGGATCCAGTTTTCTGGCTTCTGCATTGCTTTGTAGATTACCTTTGGGAAGAATTTAGAAAAGGTCAAAAGAAATTAGGAATAAATTCAGAAACAGATTACCCAGAAACCACTATACCAGCACATAAACCAAATAGAATTATGGATAATTTGAAACCACCAAAGAAGAATATTGATGGGTATAGTAATTCATTTACTCAAcaaatttatagatatgcaGATGCTCCGACTTGTGCTAACAACTGTGGAGGAGCGTTTAAAGCATTTTTGTTCtgtgataaaattaaaaaaggatgTGTTTCCGGATCAAGGTATGATTTTATTCGAAATGGAGGATTTAGTCGAGTTACGAATTATTACCCATCAATGGTAAAAGGTGGACGGAAGAAGATTCCTCCATctattaaaaacattaaatcttCGGATCAATCAGAAAAAGTATCTCAGTCAATAAGAGCATTAGGGGGTTTACCAGACATAAAGGCTGGAAGCATTTCACCATTCGAAAGCCCAGAGAACCCAACAGAAAACCTAGCTTCAGCAGCTCCGAAAAGTACAACATTATTTAGAACCCACTTCGATAATACTGCAGCAAGAGGTCGCAGATCAGCTGATTTCAGTTTGATAGgcaacaatttcaaaattggCTTTGATATAAATCTGCGCCTGAGACAAGAGATGAGAAACCTCAGTTATTTGAATAGTGCTTCATATCAGTTCGACAATTTGGCATTGTCCCCAATagcaataataaacaaacacagaAGACATAGAAACCCAGGACATGATGAAATTCAAAAGCAGAGAACATTTAACATTACATTTCAGACAGATGGATTTTCCTACAATGGTCGACATATTGACTTTATTTCTATAGATGAACGCACGCACACGTCTGAATCGGTTGGTCTTATTATGTTTGAGAAGCCAGTATCTGGTGAAACGAAAGCGTATGTGCGAGTGTACGATTCAAACGGTGAAATGTGTCAAACGAGTTGTCTGGTATCAAAATCGTTGTATAAGGAATGTTCGGGACTGATAAAAATTACGTCTGATTTTCCTCGTATGTACGTAGATTCATATAACAATGCTTTAGATTCAGAAGTAACACCGTTTCTTAGGTTTGTATGTGTAAATTAA